One genomic segment of Deinococcus radiopugnans ATCC 19172 includes these proteins:
- a CDS encoding NADP-dependent oxidoreductase, producing the protein MTMMKAYARTAADSGEVRLLDVPLPNIGRDEVRVQVHAFGVGIHDRSFIPRGVAFPYPIGTEGAGTVAELGPQVTGVAVGDRVMFTTSLQPQGGAWAEYAAVRSDALVPLPAGLTFAQGAALPVAGKAALESLNALGLRRGQTLFVAGASGAIGSLVIGLAAAQGVRVAGSASAGNHAYMRGLGLELAVDYHEAEWPQQVRAWAGGGLDAALAIQPGTGSDSLKTVRDGGRVVTVSGDSAQVTPERGSTVQQIGHSPATQAKFAELVNSIASGDIGLVIENEYPFAEALAALKKTETRHARGKSVVVLD; encoded by the coding sequence ATGACGATGATGAAAGCCTACGCGCGAACCGCCGCCGACAGCGGCGAGGTCAGGCTGCTGGATGTGCCGCTCCCGAACATCGGCCGGGATGAGGTGCGGGTTCAGGTGCACGCCTTCGGGGTGGGCATTCATGACCGCTCCTTCATTCCGCGGGGCGTGGCGTTCCCGTATCCCATCGGCACGGAGGGTGCCGGCACGGTGGCGGAACTCGGCCCCCAGGTCACGGGCGTGGCCGTGGGTGACCGGGTGATGTTCACCACCAGCCTGCAGCCGCAGGGCGGCGCGTGGGCCGAGTACGCCGCCGTCCGCAGCGACGCGCTGGTGCCGCTGCCCGCCGGACTGACCTTCGCCCAGGGGGCAGCGCTGCCGGTGGCGGGCAAGGCCGCCCTGGAGAGCCTGAACGCGCTGGGGCTGCGGCGGGGCCAGACCCTGTTCGTGGCCGGGGCCTCCGGCGCGATTGGCAGTCTGGTGATTGGGTTGGCGGCGGCCCAGGGCGTCCGGGTGGCCGGTTCGGCGTCGGCGGGCAACCACGCCTACATGCGGGGGCTGGGACTGGAACTCGCCGTCGACTACCACGAGGCCGAGTGGCCGCAGCAGGTGCGCGCCTGGGCCGGGGGCGGGTTGGACGCCGCGCTGGCGATTCAGCCGGGAACGGGCAGCGACAGCCTGAAAACCGTGCGGGACGGCGGCCGGGTGGTGACCGTTTCCGGGGACAGCGCCCAGGTCACGCCCGAGCGGGGCAGCACGGTGCAGCAGATCGGCCACAGCCCGGCCACCCAGGCGAAATTCGCCGAGCTGGTGAACAGCATCGCCAGCGGTGACATTGGGCTGGTAATCGAGAACGAGTACCCATTTGCCGAAGCATTGGCCGCCCTGAAAAAGACCGAAACCCGGCACGCCAGGGGGAAGTCCGTGGTGGTGCTGGACTGA
- a CDS encoding type I phosphomannose isomerase catalytic subunit has product MTQTLTSPLPLESRLVERVWGGTRLIPAGGDTSRKIGEAWVVGEDNRVSGGPHTGQTLAELSAQFPEELLGRRATSARFPLLIKLLDCAEWLSVQVHPDDAQARELEGAGFLGKTEAWQVLDADGGAQIIAGIREGTPQDTLRAAILDGKVMEHVAYTPVHARDTFLIPAGTVHALGPGVFLYEVQQTSDLTYRIHDWDRPAAAGRALHLEKSAAVARPWPAPASPPPAAGAAVQQLTRCDYFVLERLGSGGGTLAGDTAGQSFHVLTVTRGEAQVEAGGERHTLGQFESLLLPAAVGAYGLSGDFELLRSSLPE; this is encoded by the coding sequence ATGACCCAGACCCTCACCTCTCCCCTGCCGCTGGAGTCCAGGCTCGTCGAGCGCGTGTGGGGCGGCACGCGCCTGATTCCAGCGGGCGGCGACACCAGCAGGAAGATCGGCGAGGCGTGGGTGGTGGGCGAGGACAACCGAGTGTCGGGTGGCCCGCACACCGGACAGACGCTGGCCGAACTCTCGGCGCAGTTTCCGGAAGAGTTGCTGGGGCGCCGCGCCACCTCTGCCCGCTTTCCGCTGCTGATCAAGCTGCTGGACTGCGCCGAGTGGCTGAGCGTGCAGGTGCACCCGGACGACGCGCAGGCCCGCGAACTGGAGGGCGCGGGTTTTCTGGGCAAGACCGAGGCGTGGCAGGTGCTGGACGCCGATGGGGGCGCGCAGATCATCGCGGGCATCCGCGAGGGCACCCCGCAGGACACTCTCCGCGCGGCAATTCTGGACGGAAAAGTGATGGAGCATGTGGCGTACACCCCGGTTCACGCCAGGGACACCTTCCTGATTCCCGCCGGCACCGTGCACGCGCTGGGGCCAGGGGTCTTCCTGTACGAGGTCCAGCAGACCAGCGATCTGACCTACCGCATCCACGACTGGGACCGCCCCGCCGCCGCTGGCCGCGCCCTGCATCTTGAAAAAAGTGCGGCGGTGGCCCGGCCCTGGCCCGCACCGGCCTCGCCCCCACCAGCCGCTGGGGCCGCCGTGCAGCAGCTGACCCGCTGCGATTACTTCGTGCTGGAGCGCCTGGGCAGCGGCGGCGGCACGCTGGCAGGCGACACCGCCGGGCAGAGTTTCCACGTCCTGACGGTGACGCGGGGCGAGGCGCAGGTGGAAGCGGGCGGCGAGCGACACACCCTGGGCCAGTTCGAGTCGCTGCTGCTGCCCGCCGCCGTGGGCGCTTACGGGCTGTCCGGCGACTTTGAGCTGCTGCGCTCCAGCTTGCCGGAGTGA